The DNA segment ttTATATACATGAAAGTCATAAAGCCTCTTGCCAGAAAGCCAGAGGAGAAACCAGCACATCCTGAAGTGAGCAGCATGTTTCATTTCATGGACCTCACTCATGTGGAAAATCAAAGGAGACTGAACTCAACAGTGACCCTTCTTTCCCACTTCATGATGACGCATTCCTCTGAAGGTAAAGAAAGCCATAAAAAAGTTTGCATAGGGCAATCACACAGTAGATTTTAGCTTCAGATAGTTCCATCAAACTACTTCAGAGAATTGAGATTTTTATACTGTTGGGATCTTTGGTAGTTAGTTCTGGGAAgggtctttcttttttcttcctggaaatcTTCCCAGTATGGAGGCTATTAATTTGGCTTCTCCTGTCTAAAAATTCAAAGCAACCTTGAAACTTCAAAAGCATTTATACTTCAGGACTTGAGTGGCTGTGGTTGCTTTGTATGTTAAGAACCTTGCATTGGCTCTTCCACAGCCTATCTGCCAATGACCCCATACTCCCCAAGCCCACCAGCCAAGTTCCCAAAGCCATGTCCCAAATACAGCACACAggtcacatttttcttcatctcacatccagcctcctcttcatcctcacATGTGGGGATGACATCCAAAGGTTACAGAATTAAAGACTAAAAGACCTCCAAGGGTAGTCAGAGCTATTAGTGATTGTGCCAATCCCTAGAAACACATTTAGCTTAAAGAAATTtggcgattttttttttttttaagtgtttaactCTTCTACAGTCCAGGAAAGACTGCAGATATATATCAATAATTTAGAGCAAAAGTATCTTAAAAaacaacagtttaaaaataaatacatctctAAAATTAATAGGTATTCAAGGAAAGTTATGCTTCCATTAGAAaccttgaaaaaatatatatacacacaattCTAGTAATCCAAACAGCTTTACTTCTCTTCCCCAACTTTTCCAAAGTTTTCTAACCAGCAAGTAGTCTCTTAAACACATTTGGTTATTGCTTACACTAATGAAAGCCCACAGAAATCTCTGGTATTATTCACTATTTATACTGGTAAACCAGAGGCTGGAATCACCAGATATTTCTAGATACAGATTCAGACAGCACTAGACCTGTGCCTTCCATTTTGGTAGTGTCACAGTGTCATCAAACACAAACACTGCAGACTTGTTGACTTCAGGGTGTGGAAGTTTTGCCCTGGTTTGTGATCACAAGATTCACCTACTTGGGAACAAGTGTGGGTGCAAATATACCTAATccttatggctttttttttttttctccttaaactCGTttacctttgatttttttttcctttggacaAAATTTTAGTAGCTGTCAGAATGGAGTTTACTGTCATAACTGTTTTCAATAAATCAATcatatttctttccagaagtTCACCTTCAAAGCTGGCAAAGCCTTCAAGTATATTTGACGAGAAGATGCATGTTTTTAATGTGGCAGATATGTTTGGCTCTAGATTTAATTTCACAGAACAGTCAACAATTTGATATTTCACCTCATAGCCTTTGATAGTGTGCCATGAATCTTTCCATTTACAGGTGCCTTTAGAAGCCCGGAGGTGTGAATATTGAAACCAGCTGTGCTGAGCCGACATAGAAGATGTTATGTCTCCTACACACACCACACCAAGGGGTCTCcaagctgctgtggctgctaACCAGCCTGGAGCAGTATTGAATTGTGCTGGTGACAATCCAACAGTGGTCACACTCACTTTTCAGCAGGCCAGGAGAAGCTCAGCAAACTGTGCACAGGGTCAGGccacattttgcttttaaatgaccttatgaacagtaaaataaaattgtgcTAGGTGAACAAAGTTGGGCTTAACTACAAAGCATAGGTTTCTTTATTATTACTGCTTACCACCTGGAACCCCTCTTCATCTATGGtttctgcagctttctagcACTACCAGACTACCCTTACCAAGTGGAACTAAGGACATGAAAAGGTATTCCAAATGGAAGTATGAGTAAAATCTTGATCACATATCAGGACCTGAGGGCAGACAGATAAACAAGATGAAATTTACACCCTTTTTCTGTCACTCTTTCCCTTGCTTTGTTTCTAAGATAAAGCAGGTGCCTTCTGAAATTtgtttctccagctgaacaattATGTTCTAGATCTAATTTTGAAAAAGTGCATCTCACCCTGCTTTCTGAACATCACTCCATTTTAAGGTGTCTGAAGAGTGAGAATTGAAGTTTGTTAGTGACAtctaaaataaatcacttgTAGAACCTTGAGCAAAAGCATTGTAGATCCTTTCAAACTCATACGATTGCTAGgtagtgtttttttccccacaatctGCACCATATTCTGATAAACAAACTCAgcttttccatggaaaatttcacaccgcccccccccaaaaaaatactgtgactCATGTGAAGATAGTACCAAACCAGCAGTTTATTGTGTAGAAACACCCACATCCTGAACTCTCTCAGATCTCTGCTACATCAGCTCAGCATTAATTAACACTGTGTAGGAATCCATGGCTACatggaagagaagcagcaggcaggatAACATACAGGGACACAAGCAACTGAGTATGTTTCAGAGCCATTGCATTTTTGGGGAGGATACCCTGGGCTCCAGGCCCCAGGGTGGGGAAAGGTCATCCTTTACTTAGTCCTCCTCTTCCCAAAATAGTGCCTGTAAGCAGCAGCATAGCCATGGCGAAAAGCATATGCTTCACAGGGGTAGTAGTTCTCGCACATCTCCCTCTGACGTTCCTGGGGTGCCTTATTACGCTCCCTGATCCTGCAAAAGTAAGAGAGATGAGTGGTAAGCACTACCATCTTCGATATCTTTTTAAGTCCTTTACTGCCCTACAATACCCCACCAGGATTAATGGTGCATCACCAGATTCCAACATGTAGGCACCAAGATGTTAGCATGGCAGCTTCTGTGTTCACTGCACCCATAGGAGTTGCATGACTAGAACAGAAGCATTTTGTCTTTCTACATAACCTTTTATTTCAGGGCTAAGTAAGGTAGTGAGAGAGTGATGGCTCCTTACATAGCCTGAGGAAAAATCCCCCATCcacatcacacacacacacaccccccccccccttcgcCGACTGCTGCCTCCACCTCTTCTGCTCTGCCCCAAATCCATGCATGGAACAAAGACCTGCAAAAGGGGCCACTTGGTATTGCAGAGAGCCTTTGCCTTGACACCTTACTAGGAGATTATTCTTGTGTTTCAGCCTTTATTTTCACAAGCCCTGCATGAGGCATGAAACTGCCTAAATCTGCTTTTTATAGATAAGACAAGGAGGTCCAAGGTGGCCCTGTGATTTAGAAAAGATCAGGCAAATTCTGCCCGAGAGCTGAGGAGTAGAACAAGGTCTCAAACCAAGCTTCCTTTCTGGCCATCCCACACCGATTCCCTCTCCTGTTAGTCTTTCCTTCAGGCAAATTAAGGAGAGCTCTCCCATCACAACATATCCTCCAACATAAGGACTTGCTCTCTGAATTCTGGCATCTCCAAGGGTTGGGGACTTCGCAGGCAACTCATACTGAGAGAGGGACTAAGGCTTCTCAGAAGTCACCATGGTTTCCTTCGCTGATACCATCCTGTGTCTGCCAAGGCGACACTTCTCCCTACTCCCATCCTCAGTGTCCTGAGGCCATAACATACCTCTCTTGAGAGATGGCTTCTAGTCTCCTTTCAGCTTGTATGAAGTCATTGGCCCTTCGCCTGTTGAGGAAGGGATCTGAGAAGGGAAGGGATTATTCAGAGTCGATAAACACGTTTTCAAGGCCAGATTTCAACAAAAGCTAGCTTTCATATTTATGACAGACTCCTTGCTCAACCTCTCGGGCACAGTGAAACCCAAGACCTCTTAATGCACCCTGATGTCACCTCTCTGGCTTGCACAGTCAGTACAGAAGTGCATCTGCTGCTCTATTTCTGTTGTTACTCAAGCCATCCATGATAAAGCCTCTGCGATTTTGCTGTCACAGCCCCTCTGATTGAATGAGGGTATGTTCCAAGCTGCCCAGACCATGGGAAGTCTGGGCACACTGGGTAGAATTAGTAGGATCATGAAATGATAGGtaaaacaaagaacagcttGAGCAAGTCCATCTGCCTCCAAGGTTAGGCAGTCACTGAGCAGTCTGTGCAGCAGTTTTGGACTGAGGTGCCTGAAGACCCCTTCTGTCCTTTTTGAGAAGCATCACAGACCTATTACAGGATCCAAGAATCTGTGGATGTCTTTGGGATTGGCAACCACATGTAGTTTTTGTGCTTCTAGCCAGCTTTTTTGTGAAGACCTTTTCCCAGGTGgtctaatttctttttagtttcaaATCAACTATTCTCTAACCTCTGCAGGTTATTGCTTGTTCCATACTGAGACTCTCCACTCTGTCAGACTCCTCCCTTGCCTTTAACTCTCAATTCCAGACCAAGGGTCCCTCCTCCCCACACACCCCACCTGCTTCTTCCAAAGTGCCAAGAGTAAGGCTCTCATTCCCTTTGGGGAAGTACAAATCATGTCATTGTCTTCTGCAGTACCTCTTTCCATGCTCATCACAGAGCTTTTTGAGCAGTGTCCTTTTCTAGCATCACTTAATCTGTTTTAGGTGGATGCAGCAGAGATCTAAGTTCATTACTCTTTGTTCTCCAATTCCTATTATATTCTTTACAAAGCAAATTGGTATGCACTTATGCTCAAACACGTGAAgtctttttttaactcttcctaTTCATACTGCAACTCCATCATCCAGTAAATTCAATTTCCCTCAGTGGAGTGGTTCTGCCTATTTAATCTTGAGAGTAAAGTACAAGTAAATGGTCTTGGAGATGTCTGTAGCATACTTCAAATTCAAGAAAATAGTAAAGCAGTCTCTTACTGAGATACTCATGGGATTCCATGCTTTCATGGGActctgaggaaagaaagagtaaaacaCATGGTAAGACACTGTTGATGGGATTCGCAGTTCTTGACACACCATAGATGAATAGAACATGCACATAAGAAATCAGAGAATCCAGGTTTTATGGCATCtgtttaaaaggaagagaaagggatcAGTGGTATGACCCAGCATTTATAGGAGGAAATTAGGGTGGTAGAATGGAGCAACCTGGTGTCATAGATAAGACTTCAAGGCTTGTGCTTGGTCTTCCACTGTGAGATTCTCAAGCACAATTCCTCATCTTCACATTCCTAACACTACAGTGGATATGATACCTGCTTAACTTCAAAGCCTGCATGTATGCTTAGAGAATGGATTATCACAGTGACATGTGCTTGACTCCTGCATCAGTATGGAACTGTGTGCctgacaggaaaagggggaCAATATTAGaacaggagaaagggaaatctTCCCATTAACAAGGAAGAATTAAGAATAAGAACTCTTATTGTAGACCAGaaaacagaggggcagaaagaTGAGCATCTGTAAGGTGAGCTAGAACAGGCTGAAGCATGCTGGATCATGAATCATAGTGACTGAAGACGACAGCTCTGGTGCAGGGGTAGGATGGTCTCATACAAGGGCAGAAAAGCATGCAAGAGAGCTAGTTAAGGGGAACgaagacacaaaataaaatttaaaaaggtcTGAACAGGTTTGGAATTACCACTGTACTTGGTAAAAAAAGGTCACTTACCATAGCAAGTAGCAACCATCACCAAAACAGCCAGGAGTGCAAGGATGATGAAAGCACGCATTGTGCCAGCACTGGGAGGAATCTCTCAGTCTCTCTTGCTCTGTCTCACTTTCTTCCCACTGAGGGCAGCTGGAGATCCTGAGCCGCCTGCAAAATTAGCAGAGGAATGTTTGTTATGAAAACAGAACCAGAGGGGGCCCAAGAAAGAGCCTAGGGAAGGCAATGGTTGGCTGGTTCACACTTTTTATGGAGTGATTACAGAACATCCTCTATTAGCAGATTGAATCAGGTTTTGAGAAGGACAAGGCAtgcctccttcctctcccagttcAGGGCTGGGGGCCATAATTCACAGGAAAGCATGTCAGTAGCAATCCATACTCAGAAAAGCTGGCTTGCACAAAAAGGAATTTCAGGGGCTGACAGGGACCCAGAGGGAGAGGTGTGTGCTGTTcccaaatgtaaatatttgccTTTCTAATTTTTCCTCTGATCTGCCCTCTTTGCCCTCGCCATCCTGTGTCTGGATACACTCAGCCCAGACTATTCAGTCAGCTTTGCTGACAGAGACATGGAGAAGGAGGCTTCAAACACTCTGCCCCACTTGGCTCCCCTCTCTTCAGCTGGTGCCCGCTTCAGTCCCAGTCTGCCAGTCATCAGAGGAATCCAACCCTACtgtcccttcccctctcctacTTTACTGCTCCAGGAGTAACAAGCAGCAGCCTAGAAGAATTCCTGCTGCTGGATTTTTGCACAGAGATGACAGCAACACCCAGAATGTTCTGTCTGTTCAGTGCTCAGCCtgagataaggaagaaaactaGCTTGTGCTGGGCAAAAGCCAGAAGCCTAGTAGACTCAAGGTCACAGGAGAGCCAAGACTTCTGCTGTCCCTCCATGCTCTGTTACTTTAGTCTCTTTAAGGGAATTCTCTGCTCTGGGATTGTTTGCATTCCTTAGAGTCCATGGTTTTGGAGTTAGTGTTGAATGTGGACTTTATAGGTTTCCTGAATGTCTTGTACACTTCGGGATCTCACAGGAGCTGCCAAGAAGAGGAGGTTTGAgagagaggctggaggagagaaCCCAGCAGCGGGGCACAGAAAGGAAGGTGCTGGGAGTGCTTTGGAATGAAGGTGATGCTGCACAGTGGGAAACTCCAACACACTTTCCACACTTTCCCtctttatttatctattttcaCCAGGGCAGAACAGTTTGCTCCCTGGAAAACTCTTCTCCCATTTCAAAGGGCTCTGATCCCAGAattcctggagcagctcctgccatCAACCACAGGAGAAGAGCCACAAATACCACTTTAAcccaaatgtttcatttttcaccACAGAGGCAATGCATTTTCCAAGGGATGAATGAACATGCCAGCTACACAGCCCTATATCAACAAATCTCCTTCGGAGAACATTTTCCCTTGAAAAAGTACATCTCCTTTCTACTCCTCCGCACTCTACACTTCTCCAGCAAACATCTCCCCTCCTTAGGGCCTGTGGGCTGCCCCAGATGCAACATACCACCGTGAGCCAAATCCCTCTGCTTTCTAGCAGCATCCACTggtttgaaatacagaaagaggaGCTAAGATGAATTGCCTGCAAACGCCAAGCAAATCTCCACAGTCCCTCAAATAAAGGGGAGATCGGAAAAATAGCCTGGCTCCTCCTGGAGAGGAAAATCAGCATGTTACACACGCCATAACAACCACTCCTTATATTTTGCAGCTGTGATGCACCAGCAAAGCATTAATAATGAGCAGCCATCCAGGAAAAACAAGGCGATCCCTACATACTCACTCACTAAGCAGTCACTTCCCCGCCAGTCTGCAGCTCTTGTCTGAGAGGGCAGCTCTCCCAGCGTCCTGAATCTTGGAGTGAAGCAGAGGGGCCTTTTATTTATTAGCATTGATCAGTGACTCCTCCCCTCTTCTGTCTCCCACTCTCGATCCACGCCCAGGCTACCCCTGTCCTCGTGAAAAACACCTTGTGCCCACAGCCGGGAAACCAACAACCTCAAGGAACTGAGCCAAGAGGGAAACgagagagcagagcagacagcaggGGTTGGTGAGGGCACAGTCACATCCAGGCTGCCCTTCTGTGCCCAGGAGCGGTGAGTGAGTAGAACTCTAACAACAAGCTCCAGTCTCCCTCTTTGCAgcaaccccccccccctccatccactcccccccccccgccctctTCCCCAtccacctccttccccagctgtgctccaACTAGGGTGGCATTGCTGGCCAGAGGAATTTGTCTTTCCACAGGGAGCAAGGAGGCCAGGAGCCTTTTCCTATCtcctttcttgctgcttttgcaaCTGCCTGATCCCCCATGTAATGACAGACTAATGTGAGACTGAAAACTCACATAACAAAGGTGTCTGCTTTTGGAGGCAGCTCTGAAACCTCCAAAAGTGACAAACTCTACATGGCAAAGAGCTGGTTTATAGAAACCCAAGCCCCTGATATGCACCCTCACTGTTCACACCAGGCCCACAACAGTGGTGGACAACATGCAGTCAGACGATGCAGGACACATGCTTGCTGCTCTGGGTTATTGGGCTTCTGGCCCTACCTACGCCCAGGCCAGAGGTACACATGCAGCACACTGTGATGCTGAACCTGTGTGAGTAGCAAACCACAGCAGTGTTCCCTCGCTCAGCAGAGATCCATGCCTGGTGCGTGCTCAGCACGGCTGCTGGCAGGTCCACTCCCTAAGTAAGAGTAAGCACAGCCTGAGGGATTGAGCTCAGCAGAGATGAGATGGAGGGGGTAACCAGCTGCAGAATCAGTGACTCAGGAggttaagaaataaaacttatCACATCTATTTGCTAACCAAATAGCTGGTGAGTGTGGCTTGTCTAGTCCAGGAAAGGATCAAACAGGGCCTGACCGAATGGGTAAACAGCGTATGGCACATGAGCAAGGGTGTGGTGCGCAGTTTGTACAGAAGGGCATGCAGTGAGGGCACCTCTTCAAAGGAGCAGCATTCCACTGGCTGAGTGGGAGACTTGAAGTACACAGAACCAGCAACTGGGCACCCTTCTGTGACCATCTGCGCAGATAAGTAGCACTCACCCTATCTGAGTCTCAAGGTAGAATGACAGGCACTCATTTGAGAACAAAGGCTGAGTTAAAGTTAAGAGGTCTGTACCATCTACCCCAGCAGCATCCAATGTCTCCAGCCAGATGCAGCTGCTGAAGGAGTAGCCTGCAGTGCAGACTGCGGGAAGTGCCTAGACATTTTTCCTGGTGCACGGGACAGGTCTGCCTGCAAAAGGTATGCCCAGGTGGAAGACCTCCTGCTTCAGGTAGCTGAGCTGCAGAAGGTGGTGAGAAGGCTGCGTACCATCAAGGAGGCTGAAAAGGAGTTAGATAGCTGGTTCCATGCACAGTTTGCAGTGGACACAGCCCCTGGCCAAACAGCCAAAAACTCCCACACTGGCACACATAGAATTGAGGGACAATAATGAAGAAGAATGGGAGTTCATAATGGCAAAGACCAGTCGGAGGAAGAAGCTTCCTCCAAAGCCTGAGATGCCCTTGCAGAactgcttcaccactctgcAGACTGAAGAGAGGAGACCCATCACATCAGGAGAGCCGAGTAAGGCAGCCCAATATGCTCCCTATATAACAGCCAGCACAACTAAGAAAAGGTGACAGGTGACACTAGTAGGCATCTCTTTCTGAGGGGTATGGAGGCACCAATCTGCCAACCTGACTCACTCTCTAGAGAGATGTGCTGCTTACCAGGGGCTTGTATCAGAGATGACCAAGCCTCATGCAGTCCACTGACTATgatctgctgctgttgtttcacATGGGCTATGGAGAAGTTTGAGGTACCTAATGACTTTTTGCCTCGGTCTTCACCAGCATGTGCTCTAGCCACAATACCCAAggcacagaaggcaaaggaaggGACTGGAAGATCGAAGAACTGCGCATTGTAGGAGAAGATCAGGTGTGAGACCATCTAAGTAGCCTCAAGTTGCATAAATCCATAGGACCTGAAGAGATGCATCCATGGGTACTGATGGAATTGGGGATAAAGTAGCTAAACCTCTATCtatcatatttgagaagttgtggcagTCTGATGAAGTTCctactgactggaaaaggggaaatataaCACCCAtatttaaaaagggaagaagggaagacctggggaactacaggGCAGGCAATCTTACCTCTTTACCCAGCaaggtcatggagcagatcctcttGGAAACTATGCTAAGGCACATCGAAAATAAAGAGATGactggtgacagccaacatggctttacaaagggcaaattgtgcctTACAAATTTGATTGCCCACGACGGGGCTACAGAGTTagtggaaaagggaagaacaaCTGACCTCCCCTACCTGggcttgtgcaaagcatttgacactgttccacacaacatccttgtctctaaattcaAGAGACATTGATTTGACCAATGAACCACCCAGCAGATAgggaattggctggatggttgcactcaaagaATTACAgtcaacagcttgatgtccaagtggagactggtgatGAGTGGAACTCCTCAGGGGTTggtattgggaccagtgtttttttaaatctctgtcACAAGAaatggacagtgggattgagtgcatcctcagcaagtttgctgatgacaccaagctgtgtggtgcagttgactcactggagggaagagatgccatccagagggacttgaGATAGGCTTGAGACATGGGTCTATGCAAACTTCATAAAGTTCAAgaaagccaagtgcaagatcctgcacATGGGTAGGGACAGTCCCTGGTATCAATATGGGTTGGGAGATGAAGGAATTGAAGGCAGTCCTGCCGAGAAGGACTTGTAGGTACTGGTGGATGGAAAGCTGTAtgtgagtcagcaatgtgcactcacagctcagaaaaccaactgtatcctgggatgcatcaaaagaagtccagccagcagctcaagggacgggattctgccgctctactccactctggtgacaacccacctggagcactgcatccagctctagaaccctcagcacaggaaaggtaTGGATCTGTTGTGgtgggtccaaaggagggccacaaaaatgaacagagggaaggaagacCCCTCCTATGAATAAAGGCTGCGAgaatttgggttgttcagcctgaagaagagaaaactttggctagacctcatagcagccttccagtacctaaagaaagacaagaaacttGGAGAAGGACTTTCTACAAGGAAATTtagtgataggacagggggtaatgcttttaaactgaaagaagataaatttaGTTTAgatataagggaaaaaaatcttactatgagggtgatgaggcactggaccaggttgccagagaagttgtggatgcaccatccctggaagtcttcaaagccagtttggatggggttttcagcaacctgattcagtcgaaggtgtccctgctcatggcagggaggaTGTGACTGACTGACCTTGGAAgtgtcttccaacccagaccattctatgattctgtgtcttACAGCCTTGGttgcaaaatggaaataatgacATAACCATAGATTTAAAGAACTGTCAAGTGATTGGGATAAAAGTGGCATTTTGTGCCCTTTTATAGACTACCTTGTCACCTTACAGCTAACTCATGCAGTTTTGATCTATTTACTTTTGCCTGGTTCCCAAAGAACAGTGAGGGGCTCCTGTTTAAATGGAATCCCATCTCTTGAGACTAGTTTTACTCAATGTTTCCATTAATAACTAGCTTAAAAAGGGAATAAGTGTGGAGAAAGTTTGTTAATTACACAAAGCAAGAAAGCAACGTCGGTGGAGAGGAGGCTTGAGAGCTCATATTGGAGGAAAAGGATGATCTTGAAAGCCGGAGTAACAGAAAGAGGCTAATATGCAATTGCACAAAGGCAAGGTCTTCCATTGGGGTTAGCAGTAAGAATACTGCTGTAAATTTGAAGTTTATAAACTGGAAGtaaacagcaaatgaaagaaacaaccATGAACCAGCAATCATAAAGTTGATCACAGAAGACTAGTTGTGAGATGTCTACTGGGAATGTGTCAGTAGAGATGGGCACCTGTTAGTGTCATGTTGGGTAAGTTACCAGTGAGACCTCAGCAGGAGTCCTCTGTATGGCCCAGGTCATCCATGTTGATAGAAGAATAACTCCTGTGGAAGTGGTGTAGATGAGGACTAACAAGGCGAGGTGATTTGCAGTCACCCCCTAAATGACAGACCTATTCACCATAGCCTGTGGAAGTTACCAAGGCTCTCTTTCCCTACATTGTCCACAAGGCTTTTCCAGCAGGACAACAGACTAGCAATTAAGTTTTGTTTCCGGTACTCCTCCAGAGGCTGTTGCAGAGCCCACAACTCCCATGGTTAGAAGACGTCCCATTTCCAGCTTCTTTGTCTTTAGGGCCATTATTCACATTCACTGAgtccccagctcctgccaggaAGGCTTCAACAAAGTCACTGAGCACTGCAGCAAGGGAATAAACCATATCAGTTCTGCAACAGAGCAGAGTTTCCAAactcaggttgcccagagtatCAAGTAGCTAGACAGACAATCCTTTCCAAGCTTGTTCCTGTGTTTCAGGACGTTAGTTATTCAACCACCACATGGTCTATGGCTTAGGAGGCAATTTCTCAACATGGTAAACAAGTGCTTTGTGGAACAACTAGTTCTACAGCACATGAGAAAACaagactttatttttactttttcatttagtCCTAAGTAATACCTAAAAACTGATCCAAGAAGCAAGTATAATTGAGCCACTAAGTAGGAGTGTCCTGAGTATCCACAATATAATTAAAGTCAACAACCTCATGGAATAAATCGTGCTGAAAACTAGCATACTGACACTAAGCTTTTGAAAGggacatgtttttttaaacacaggagCTAGTCAAAAgactaagaaacaaaaataaacgGAACATATTTCAGACATTAAGGGAACTTGATATACATATCTGAACCTGTGTTAGCTCTGGCAGCAAACTCACTCAACTACCCAAAATTAACCCTAAAACTAGTTCAAAAGCTGACTCAACCTaggaaaaacacagatttaAACATTCCAAAACTAGACATAAAAAGCtccaaaaattaaaagaaaggggGAGCACACAAACAGGAGAAATCTAGTTTCACAgcaaaaaacatgtttttttcaaaataactgaaatgattaatttccttttcagtggTGGAGTGGGGAGAAAAGAGTAATTTCATGACAAATAagtagagggtttttttttttctaaaaatacttaAACACCTGTCTTTGAAATCTGTTTCCACCTTTCCCCTGAGAAGAATTTTGCCCCCAGCattacagttttgtttaaaaataaaagtttctaATGTAAAAATTAGTACTGGTTTTAATTGAAACATCTTCTAACATCGTCAATCTGTGCATAGTCTTAGGAGTATTGTAGAAACCACTGTCTGAAGCTTACAGACAGTGTCAGTCTCCCATTGAGGAGCAAGGTTCCCACACCACTTCAcagctattttctttcatgcttctttcaacattttgagccaggctgcattttaaaaactccCTTTTCCATCCTAAGCAGTGACTTCCAGTGACTTTCTCCTGCCCATGGATGTGGAGCACACCTGCACGTTCAACCTGAGGAGTATCACTCTGGATGCTGGGACAACTTGTTGCTTAGTATCCCAGTGTCAAAGAGAAGGACTGAAATTAAACATCATGAAAAGCCCCAGATCCTGCCTCCCTGACTAAGTCCAGAGGTTGAGAGGGCAATTCTTCTTCTACTTGCAGTATCCTATAGAATATGGGCCTGTCTCCACATTAGCAACTACCATAATGAGACTCTCTAATTAGTGAGCTGTGGGGTTTATTTGGCTGGTTGATTGGTTGGTAaattgttttttggtttttttttctagtattctGTTGCTGTTAGAAAATCTTTAAACTATTGTATTTCAGAGATTAGTGGCCACACAGAACCTCAGTCTGTGACAGTCTATGGAGTTGTGATCCTCAAAGTTACTCCTTGT comes from the Cuculus canorus isolate bCucCan1 chromosome 1, bCucCan1.pri, whole genome shotgun sequence genome and includes:
- the MGP gene encoding matrix Gla protein, encoding MRAFIILALLAVLVMVATCYESHESMESHEYLNPFLNRRRANDFIQAERRLEAISQERIRERNKAPQERQREMCENYYPCEAYAFRHGYAAAYRHYFGKRRTK